In one window of Episyrphus balteatus chromosome 3, idEpiBalt1.1, whole genome shotgun sequence DNA:
- the LOC129913097 gene encoding innexin inx3, whose translation MAVIGMVSAVSGFVKIRYLLDRAIIDNMVFRCHYRITTAVLFVCCIIVTANNLIGEPITCINDGAIPIHVINTFCWITYTFTIPGQQHRQIGTDVANHGLGNEFGEEKRYHSYYQWVPFVLFFQGLMFYVPHWIWKNLEDGKMRMITEGLRGMVTIPEDYRKERQNRIVQYFIDSLNSHNGYSFGYFFCECLNFLNVVLNIFMVDKFLGGAFMTYGTEVLKFSNMNQEQRYDPMIEIFPRLTKCTFHKFGPGGSPQRHDTLCVLALNILNEKIYIFLWFWFIILSVISAAALLYSFVLISMPTTRETVLKRRYRDGTGKEIEGLVRSIDIGDFLILHFLGQNLNTKSYTDMLQDLCSKIDCNRTPSAPSTLEMHPIYPQVDKFHKETET comes from the exons atggcAGTGATTGGAATGGTGTCTGCCGTTTCCGGCTTCGTTAAAATTAGATATCTTTTAGATCGAGCTATCATAGATAACATGGTATTTCGATGCCATTATAGAATAACAACAGCAGTACTTTTTGTTTGTTGCATCATTGTTACTGCTAATAATTTGATTG GTGAACCAATTACATGTATTAATGATGGCGCAATCCCCATTCATGTAATCAATACATTTTGTTGGATAACATACACATTTACTATACCGGGTCAACAGCATAGACAAATCGGTACCGATGTAGCTAATCACGGATTGGGAAATGAATTTGGCGAAGAGAAAAGATACCACAGCTACTATCAATGGGTTCCAtttgttttattcttccaa GGACTAATGTTTTATGTACCACATTGGATATGGAAGAATCTTGAAGATGGTAAAATGCGTATGATTACCGAAGGACTTCGTGGAATGGTCACTATACCAGAAGACTATCGCAAAGAACGACAAAATCGAATTGTGCAATATTTTATTGACAGCCTTAATAGCCACAATGGATATTCTTTTGGATACTTTTTCTGTGAATGTTTGAATTTTCTCAATGTCGTGTTAAACATATTTATGGTGGATAAGTTCCTTGGAGGTGCATTCATGACTTATGGCACAGAAGTTTTAAAGTTTTCGAATATGAATCAAGAACAACGTTATGACCCGATGATTGAAATATTTCCAAGATTGACTAAATGTACATTCCATAAGTTTGGTCCAGGTGGATCACCACAGAGACACGACACTCTGTGTGTTTTGGCTTTGAATATTTTGAATGagaaaatttacatatttttgtg gTTCTGGTTTATCATCCTTTCAGTAATCTCTGCAGCAGCTTTACTCTACTCATTTGTCTTAATTTCAATGCCAACAACTCGCGAAACAGTCTTGAAACGTAGATATCGTGATGGAACTGGCAAAGAAATTGAAGGATTAGTTCGCAGTATCGAT attggagactttttaattttgcactttttgggacaaaatttaaatacaaaatcctACACTGATATGTTGCAAGATTTATGCAGCAAAATTGATTGTAATAGAACTCCATCAGCTCCATCTACATTGGAAATGCATCCAATTTATCCACAAGTAGACAAATTCCACAAGGAAACTGAAACATAA